In Candidatus Poribacteria bacterium, the DNA window CGCGTCAGACTTGAAAACCTCCCGAACTCGGCGATGTTCATGCCTATATTTCTGTAACAAAGCCTCGCTATCTTTCGTATCTCCCCGGAGGATCTACCGGGGAAGCTCGAACTCAGATTCCTAAGGGCAATCTCCCTGCCTTTACGATCGAACCGCCAGAGCAGGTCCCCCAGAGTCTTCCCGATCCTCAGCCCGCTTTCAGGGGTTAACCCCCCTATGAGGCGGATGAGGAGTCTCGCGACGAGCGGATAAATGAGATGTTTAACCGATTTGATGGGTTTCACTCGCCGTGACATGGTTAATTATACCAAATCGCCTCTTGAAAAACAATTTCACCCACCCGAATTGTGCAGATGAGAACCTCTTAGGTAGGATACCCATACCTTAAGAGACGGCATTCACTGAAGCCTTCCGTCCTTGATGAGATAGATCCTGTCGGTCACCCCATCCAGGAAACGCATGTCGTGGGGGACGACACAATAAGTGAGATCACGCTATGACACCCAAGAATAAGAGGGAAGACGAGATCGCTATCGACGAAAGATACTTCATCCGAGCACCTCTCCTTGGTGTTATCTTCTCGTATCAAATAACGCTAGAATTATAACAGGTCTCACCGATCAGGTCAAGCCTTTCGTTCCGTATCCTATGTGTCTTGAAAAACACCTTGATTTCCTTTACAATTCACGCCGAAAAATCCGACAGACGGGGGGATTTCAGGATGAATAGATTGAAAATAGCCCTGGTAGGCGCGGGCAGAAGAGGCTCAGGCACCTACCTGCCGATTATATCGAAGATGAAGGATGATCTTCAGCTCGTCGGGATATGCGATGCTAGGGCTGAGGCAGCGGAGCTGTGGGGCACCAAGTATAACGTCCCGCACTTCACTGATACCGAGGAGATGATCAAGCGGGTTAAACCGGATCTGCTTGCCATCGTCATAACACCGAGGAACAACCATATCCCGGCGCTTATAGCCACCGAGTACGGTATAAGCTACATAACTGAGACGCCGATCCACCCCGATCTGGAGATGGCCGATAGGATGATTCAAGCCGCCAGGGAGAAGGGCGTCAAGATAGAGGTGGCCGAGAACTATTACCGCGTCCCGATGGAACGGATAAAGAGGGCGATGATCCTGGAGGGTATCTTCGGTAAAATCCTCACCGCCTATAACGATTTCCGCGGACACGGATACCACGGGGTCAGCCTTATCCGAAGCTACATCGGCTTTGAGGAAAAGGTCAAGAGGGTCTTCGGTTTCAGCAGAAATTTCACCGTTCAAGCCCATATCTATCGGAGAGGCGAGCCGCCCAGAAATTCGGAGAACTGGCAACACGGCGTGATCGAGTTCGAAAACGGATCGGTGGGCATCTTCAACTTCACCTCGCTCTCTTACGGTTCCCCGCTAAGATGGCATAACTCGACGAAGTTCTACGGCGAGAGGGGAATGTGCGTGGGAAATGAAGCGGCGATACTCAACGAGACGGGCGATGTCAAAAGGCCCATCGCCATCACACGTAAAACCTCAACCGTCGACGGTGTTGAGGTGATAGACGCCCTGATAGCCGACACCGAACCGGAGGTGATATGGGAGAACCCCCTGAGAAGATATCCCTTGAGGGAGGGTGAGATAAGCGTTGCATCGGAGCTGATGAGCATCGTCGAGGCGGTGAGGGAGAACAAGGAGCCGGAGTATGGGCCGATAAACGGGAGGATAGATCAGGAGATCTCCCTGGCTATGGCTCGATCGTGGTCTGAGGACGGCAGGCCGGTGGAGCTGCCGCTGAAATAACCCCCAATTGAATCCTTTCAGACGAACATGCTATAATCACACTTAGGTAAGATCTTAACAGGGAGGTAACGGGACATGAAACAGGTCAGATTCGGCATAATCGGCGTGGGAGGTATGGGATCGGGACACGCCAGAACCATGCAGAATATCGAAGAGTGTAAACTCACGGCGGTATGCGACATGGATGAGGAGGTCGTCAAATCGGTCGCCGAGCAGTATGGGGTTAAATCCTTCACCGACTATAGGGAGCTCATAGATAGCGGGCTGGTCGACGCCGTCATCGTGGCTACCCCGCATTACTTTCATCCCCCGATCAGCGTATACGCTATGAAAAAGGGGATAGCGGTTCTCTCGGAGAAACCCATAGCAGTTACGGTCAAGGGTGCCGATGAGATGGTCAGGACGGCCGAGGAGACAGGGGTGCCGTTCGCCGTCATGTATCAGACGCGATCGACCGGTTTCGCGCAGGCGGCCAAGAAACTGGTGGATGAGGGAAGGCTGGGGGAGATATACCGGGCGAGTATGATCGTCACCTATTTCCGTAGCCAGGCCTATTACAATTCCGCCGGATGGAGAGCTACCTGGCGCGGCGAGGGAGGCGGCGTTTTGATCAACCAGGCCCCCCATGCGCTGGATCTGTTCACATGGCTTGGAGGATTGCCGAGCAAGGTGTCGGCCGTGACCAGAACCCGCAGACACCAGATAGAGGTCGAGGATGAGGCCTCGGCAATGCTCGAATACCCGAACGGCGCCATAGGATATCTGCATACGTCCACGAACGAGGCCCCAGGAACCAACTTCATGGAGTTCTGCGGCGAGAAGGGAAAGCTCGTGCTTTACAACAACAGGATCTACTTCTGGGAACTGGAAACGCCCGTGCAGGTCTTCTCGGATACGACCGATCAGATGTGGGGTAGCCCCAAGGCCAAACAGGTCGAAGTGCCCATAGAGGAGCGCGAAAGCGGTCACGGCGCTATCATGCGAAACCTCGCCCGAAACATCCTCTACGGCGAGGAGCTGATCTCACCAGGCGCCGAGGGGCTTAACAGCGTCGAGCTGATAAACGCCGTCATCCTCTCAGGTGCCAGGAGGAAAGAGGTGACTATCCCCGTCGATAGGGACGAATACGAGGAGTTCATCGAGGGGATGAAGGCCAAATCGAAGGAGAAGAAGGTCGTCAAAGCTAGACGTGAGACCGATCCACAGCATCTCAGATAATCCATCGCCGAGGCGCGGGGAACGCCGGGCTTTCTTAAAGTCGATGTCTCCGCGTCCTCGGCGTCCCGCGATAATGAGGTAAATAGATGAGGATAAAACCGTTTTATCTCCTATTGTGTTCGCTTTTCCTCATAATCTCTATCATCTTCAGCTCCTGCATGATGCCCTCGAGGAGGAAGATACCGGAGTTCAGGGTCGTGATTACGAACCCCCTTCCGGTCGCCAGGATAAACCTGCCGATCGCCATGAAGGTGGAGGATATCAGGAAGGTGGCTCCCGATTTCACCTTTAAGGCCTTCCTGGTCTCCCCCTTAGAGGGCGGGAGGGATCTGCCCAGCCAGGCCGAGGATACCGACGGAGATGGGAAGTTGGATACGTTGGTTTTTCTGATAGATCTTGAGCCGGAAGCCAGGAGGGAGGTGGCGGTGCGATACGAGCCAAAGGCGCCGATGAGGCTCACGCTGGGATACGAGAAGAGGACCTTTGGCGGCGTCTTCCCCGAGCTGGAGGGCATGGCCTGGGAATCGGAAAAGACGGTGTATCTCATGAGGATTGACTTCAGATCGACGATCCTGTTCGCGCCGAAATCCAGAGAAGGACTGGTGCTCAAGGATTACCTGGGAGCCCTCCTTTCAAACGGGGAGGCAAAGGTGAAGCTCAACTGGATCAAATGCGGAGGATTCGGGATATGGAACGGTCAGAAGGTCCATGAGCCCTTTAACCCCGCCAGCTCCCCCGAGGATTCCGTCAGGACGTTCACGAGGGTGATCTCCGATGGCGCCGTGAGGTCGAGCGTTCAGATCGTCTACGACAACTGGCTCGTTGGGGGAAAGAGGATCAGAGTGAGCTCGACGCTTTCGATCTCGGCGGGCCGATATTATACTCTAAACGCCCTCAAGATCGACGGTGGGAACGGCCTCAAAATAGCGGCCTTGATCCCCAAAATGGGAACCGTCGTGCGAGATAAGGCGGACGGGCTTTTAATGGCCTGGGACGAGGAGAGCCGGACGGGGGCTGCTGTCATATTCCCGGCGGAGGCTTTCGTGGAGTTTCTGGACTCGCCCTCCATAATTCCAAGGGATGGGAGCGAGAACGTCGCCGTGGTCCTCGCCCCGGATGTTAACGGCGATCTCTCCTATTATCTGATCGGACGGGAGGGACTGAACTCCTTCGATGAATTTGAGAGCACCGTCAAGCTCATGGCGAAGTCCATAGCCTCCCCACCTGAGGTCAAGATAATCCCCAAGCCCCGGAGAAAGAGAAGGCGAAGATGATATCGGGGTATATACCCCACATGGGAAACCGCACGGTTGACACCCACCTTTGAAACTGGTATGATCTAATCGCATTCGCTTGAAACTTACCCCTTTCAAGGAGGAGAGAGATGAAAGGGAAGATGAAGGCGCAGGTGTTTTATGAGCCCGAGGTGATGAAACTGGAGGAGGTAGATATACCTCAGATAACGGATGATCAGGTGTTAGTGAAGGTAAAGGCGTGTGGGATATGCGGCTCGGATGTGGCCTATTATTTCGGCGCCAGTTCCCTGGAAACCCCTACCGGCAAAGGGCCGCTTATCCTAGGTCATGAGTTCACCGGAGAGGTGGTCGAGGTAGGCAAGATACCCGACAGCCTCGGTCTTTTCAAGCCGGGCGATCGGGTGGTGCTCGATCCCGTTCAATATTGTAACGCCTGTGAGGTATGCAAAAAGGGGTATGTCAACCTCTGTGAGAACAAGACGGTGTTGGGCGTATCGGTTGACGGCGGATTCGCGGAATACTGTGCCGTTAAATATACTAGTGTCCATAAATTGCCGGATAACGTCTCATATGAGCAGGGATCTCTGACCGAGCCTCTGGCCGATGCGGTCTACGGCGTGGGAAAGATGGAGATATCGCCGGGAGATTTCTGCGTGGTGATCGGTCCCGGACCGATAGGGATCATGATGGTCCAATTGGCGAAGGCCTCGGGCGCCGGAAAGGTGGTCCTGGTGGGAACGCGCGATTACAGGCTTCAGGTAGGGCTGGAAGTAGGAGCGGATGAGGTCTTCAATACAGGCGATGAATCCTCGCCGATCTATACGGACGACCTGAAAGGCAGGATCGAGGAGCTCAGCGGGGGGAAGTTCGCCGACGCGGTAATTGTGGCTACCGGTTCGGTCGAGGCTATGGAGATGGCCCTGGAAATATCCGGCAGAAGGGCAAGGGTGGTTTACTTCGGACTGCCCGCCGACGTGGCGGTCGTTAAAGTCCCCGCCCTGGCCCAGATCCTGTGGGATAAGACCATAAGGTTCTCATGGCTTGCACCCCTCACTTGGCCGAGGGCATTACAGCTCCTCTCAACGGGACAGATCAACGTCGAAAGGCTTATCAGCCATAGATATAAGCTCGATCAGCTTGAACAGGCCCTACATGAGGTTAGGGATCGGAAGGGCAACGTCATGAAGGCCATCGTTGTCATGGAGTGAACTCTAATTTAAGGGGCGCGACTCCCACGCCCCTTATTTCTTATCCCCGTTCATGGAGGTGAGTATGCTTTACAAGGAGGATTGGGAGGAAGCCCAAAGAAGATTCCAAGCGTGGTGGGAAGGGGAGATCATATAGATCTGGAGTTCATCATTTCGTAGGATCGAAGGCTGATTCCACCGGCGATGTCAGACCGGTAAGAGCTTCCTAAGCTTGATCATCTTGTCCGAAGAAGCCCCAAGGCATCCCTAAGCAACGATCTATAAGATTTTGTCGCGGAAGACGCTGTTGACCCGCGCGATGGCCTGCATGAGCGTATGACCGCGCATGGGCTTGTCGATGTACATGGTGTGGCGGTCAGCG includes these proteins:
- a CDS encoding alcohol dehydrogenase catalytic domain-containing protein yields the protein MKGKMKAQVFYEPEVMKLEEVDIPQITDDQVLVKVKACGICGSDVAYYFGASSLETPTGKGPLILGHEFTGEVVEVGKIPDSLGLFKPGDRVVLDPVQYCNACEVCKKGYVNLCENKTVLGVSVDGGFAEYCAVKYTSVHKLPDNVSYEQGSLTEPLADAVYGVGKMEISPGDFCVVIGPGPIGIMMVQLAKASGAGKVVLVGTRDYRLQVGLEVGADEVFNTGDESSPIYTDDLKGRIEELSGGKFADAVIVATGSVEAMEMALEISGRRARVVYFGLPADVAVVKVPALAQILWDKTIRFSWLAPLTWPRALQLLSTGQINVERLISHRYKLDQLEQALHEVRDRKGNVMKAIVVME
- a CDS encoding Gfo/Idh/MocA family oxidoreductase; the encoded protein is MNRLKIALVGAGRRGSGTYLPIISKMKDDLQLVGICDARAEAAELWGTKYNVPHFTDTEEMIKRVKPDLLAIVITPRNNHIPALIATEYGISYITETPIHPDLEMADRMIQAAREKGVKIEVAENYYRVPMERIKRAMILEGIFGKILTAYNDFRGHGYHGVSLIRSYIGFEEKVKRVFGFSRNFTVQAHIYRRGEPPRNSENWQHGVIEFENGSVGIFNFTSLSYGSPLRWHNSTKFYGERGMCVGNEAAILNETGDVKRPIAITRKTSTVDGVEVIDALIADTEPEVIWENPLRRYPLREGEISVASELMSIVEAVRENKEPEYGPINGRIDQEISLAMARSWSEDGRPVELPLK
- a CDS encoding DUF4861 family protein codes for the protein MRIKPFYLLLCSLFLIISIIFSSCMMPSRRKIPEFRVVITNPLPVARINLPIAMKVEDIRKVAPDFTFKAFLVSPLEGGRDLPSQAEDTDGDGKLDTLVFLIDLEPEARREVAVRYEPKAPMRLTLGYEKRTFGGVFPELEGMAWESEKTVYLMRIDFRSTILFAPKSREGLVLKDYLGALLSNGEAKVKLNWIKCGGFGIWNGQKVHEPFNPASSPEDSVRTFTRVISDGAVRSSVQIVYDNWLVGGKRIRVSSTLSISAGRYYTLNALKIDGGNGLKIAALIPKMGTVVRDKADGLLMAWDEESRTGAAVIFPAEAFVEFLDSPSIIPRDGSENVAVVLAPDVNGDLSYYLIGREGLNSFDEFESTVKLMAKSIASPPEVKIIPKPRRKRRRR
- a CDS encoding Gfo/Idh/MocA family oxidoreductase, which gives rise to MKQVRFGIIGVGGMGSGHARTMQNIEECKLTAVCDMDEEVVKSVAEQYGVKSFTDYRELIDSGLVDAVIVATPHYFHPPISVYAMKKGIAVLSEKPIAVTVKGADEMVRTAEETGVPFAVMYQTRSTGFAQAAKKLVDEGRLGEIYRASMIVTYFRSQAYYNSAGWRATWRGEGGGVLINQAPHALDLFTWLGGLPSKVSAVTRTRRHQIEVEDEASAMLEYPNGAIGYLHTSTNEAPGTNFMEFCGEKGKLVLYNNRIYFWELETPVQVFSDTTDQMWGSPKAKQVEVPIEERESGHGAIMRNLARNILYGEELISPGAEGLNSVELINAVILSGARRKEVTIPVDRDEYEEFIEGMKAKSKEKKVVKARRETDPQHLR